One window of Ailuropoda melanoleuca isolate Jingjing chromosome 3, ASM200744v2, whole genome shotgun sequence genomic DNA carries:
- the ARAP3 gene encoding arf-GAP with Rho-GAP domain, ANK repeat and PH domain-containing protein 3 isoform X2, translating into MAAPQDLDIAVWLATVHLEQYADTFRRHGLATAGAARGLGHEELRQLGISATGHRKRILRLLQAAAVEGSLDPQSDSAMEPSPSPAPQAQPPKPVPKPRTVFGGLSGPATTQRPGVSPALWRPEVSRSPESSPKSPPLPTSSSEQTSALNTMEMMPNAIYFGLDLRAGAQTAQDMAPDTSQATAPTPAVRPTTGTVHIMDPGCLYYGVQPVGVPGPPDRREGRGVCQDRAEQRLSRQDLEAREDAGYASLELPGDSTLSLPTLDMETNDDLISPYASFSSTADRPTPLLSGWLDKLSPQGNYVFQRRFVQFNGRSLMYFGSDKDPFPKGVIPLTAIEMTRSNKDNKFQVITGQRVFVFRTESEAQRDTWCSTLQSCLKEQRLLGHPRPPQPPRPLRTGMLELRGHKAKVFAALSPGELALYKSEQAFSSGIGICFIELQGCSVRETKSRSFDLLTPHRCFSFTAESGGARQSWAAALQEAVTETLSDYEVAEKIWSNRANRHCADCGASRPDWAAVNLGVVICKQCAGQHRALGSGISKVQSLKLDTSVWSNEIVQLFIVLGNDRANRFWAGALPLGEGLHPDTSPGPRGEFISRKYRLGLYRKPHPQYPDHSQLLQALCAAVAGPNLLKNMTQLLCVEASEGEEPWSPSALDGSFPGLLLPDPSPGVYNEVVVPATYSSFLYCGPISNKAGPPPPRRGRDAPPRLWCVLRAALEMFASESSPEPLSLIQPQDVVCLGVSPPPTDPGDLDRFPFSFELILTGGRIQHFGTDGADSLEAWTSAVGKWFSPLSCHQLLGPGLLRLGRLWLRSPTHSALAPGLWLSGFGLLRGDHLFLCPAPGPGPPAPEDMVHLRRLQEISVVSAADTPDKKEHLVLVETGRTLYLQGEGRLDFSAWNAAIEGAAGGGGTGLQEQQMSRGDIPIIVDACISFVTQHGLQLEGIYRKGGARARSLRLLAEFRRDARSVKLRPGEHFVEDVTDTLKRFFRELDDPVTSARLLPRWREAAELPQKNQRLEKYKEVIGCLPQVNRRTLATLIGHLYRVQKCAALNQMCTRNLALLFAPSVFQTDGRGEHEVRVLQELIDGYVSVFDIDSDQVAQIDLEVSLITTWKDVQLSQAGDLIMEVYIEQQLPDNCVTLKVSPTLTAEELTNQVLEMRGTEAGMDLWLTFEIREHGELERPLHPKERVLEQALQWCQLPEPCSASLLLRKVSLAQAGCLFTGIRRESPRVGLLRCREEPPRLLGNRFQERFFLLRGRCLLLLKEKKSAKPEREWPLEGSKVYLGIRKKLKPPTPWGFTLILEKMHLYLSCTDEDEMWDWTTSILKAQHDDQQPVVLRRHSSSDLARQKFGTMPLLPIRGDDSGATLLSANQTLRRLHNRRTLSMFFPMKSSQGAVEEQEELEEPVYEEPVYEEVGAFPELTKDTSTSFSTMREKTANPEIPLTSQRSFDKPLLPKAGGPGPEERPPEPPPGPPSKSSPQACGSLEEQLLQELNSLILRKGETTIGLGSPSQPSSPQSPNPNGLLTQTPGFPTQPSSSPSSQPLT; encoded by the exons ATGGCTGCTCCTCAGGACCTGGACATCGCTGTGTGGCTGGCCACGGTGCACCTGGAGCAGTATGCAGACACGTTCCGGCGGCATGGCCTGGCTACGGCGGGTGCAGCCCGGGGCCTGGGCCACGAGGAGCTGAGGCAGTTGGGCATCAGCGCCACAGGGCACCGGAAACGCATTCTGCGCCTGCTGCAGGCAGCTGCTGTGGAGGGCTCACTGGATCCCCAGTCGGACAGTGCCATGGAGCCatcccccagcccagctccccaaGCCCAGCCCCCCAAACCTGTGCCTAAGCCCAGGACAGTATTTGGTGGGCTCAGTGGCCCTGCCACCACCCAAAGGCCTGGAGTGAGCCCAGCCCTCTGGAGACCAGAAGTGTCCAGGAGCCCAGAGTCCAGCCCGaagtcccctcctctccccacctcctcctctgaGCAGACTTCAGCCTTGAATACTATGGAGATGATGCCCAATGCCATCTACTTTGGCCTGGACTTAAGAGCCGGGGCACAGACAGCTCAGGACAT GGCCCCAGACACCTCCCAGGcaactgcccccacccctgccgtcAGGCCCACAACAGGCACAG TACACATCATGGACCCTGGTTGCCTGTACTATGGTGTCCAGCCTGTGGGGGTCCCAGGGCCACCCgacagaagagaaggcagaggtgTCTGTCAGGACAGGGCTGAACAAAG GCTCAGCAGGCAGGATCTGGAGGCACGGGAGGACGCTGGCTATGCCAGCCTTGAGCTGCCGGGGGATTCCACCCTCTCACTGCCCACCCTGGACATGGAGACCAACGATGACCTCATTTCACCCTATGCCAGCTTCTCCTCCACAGCAGACCGCCCCACGCCCCTTCTCAGTGGCTGGCTAGACAAGCTCTCCCCTCAGGG AAACTACGTTTTCCAAAGACGCTTTGTGCAGTTCAACGGGAGGAGTCTGATGTACTTTGGCAGTGATAAG GATCCCTTCCCCAAGGGTGTGATCCCTCTGACTGCCATTGAGATGACCCGAAGCAACAAGGACAACAAGTTCCAGGTCATCACTGGCCAGAGGGTGTTTGTGTTTCGCACGGAGAGCGAGG CCCAGCGGGACACATGGTGCTCCACGCTGCAATCCTGCCTGAAGGAACAGCGCCTCCTGGGCCACCCCCGGCCCCCTCAGCCACCCCGACCCCTCCGCACAGGCATGTTGGAGCTTCGCGGACACAAGGCCAAGGTTTTTGCTGCTTTGAGCCCTGGAGAGCTGGCACTGTACAAGAGTGAGCAG GCCTTTTCTTCGGGCATTGGGATCTGCTTCATTGAACTGCAAGGCTGCAGCGTCCGGGAGACCAAGAGTCGCAGCTTTGATCTGCTCACGCCCCATCGCTGCTTCAG CTTCACAGCCGAGTCTGGGGGGGCTCGGCAGAGCTGGGCGGCCGCTCTGCAGGAAGCAGTAACCGAGACCCTGTCTGACTACGAGGTGGCTGAGAAAATCTGGTCCAATCGGGCAAACCGGCACTGTGCGGACTGTGGGGCCTCCCGCCCAGACTGGGCTGCTGTCAACCTGGGGGTGGTCATCTGCAAGCAGTGTGCAG GTCAGCACCGGGCCCTCGGTTCTGGGATCTCCAAGGTACAGAGCCTGAAGCTGGACACAAGTGTTTGGAGTAATGAGATAGTGCAG TTGTTCATTGTACTGGGAAATGACCGTGCCAACCGCTTCTGGGCCGGGGCACTACCCCTTGGCGAGGGGCTGCATCCAGATACAAGCCCTGGCCCCCGGGGAGAGTTCATCTCCCGGAAGTACCGACTGGGTCTCTACCGGAAGCCCCACCCTCAGTATCCAGATCATAGCCAACTTCTCCAG GCACTGTGTGCAGCTGTGGCAGGACCCAACCTGCTGAAGAACATGACCCAGCTCCTCTGTGTTGAGGCCTCAGAGGGCGAGGAGCCCTGGTCCCCCTCAGCCCTCGATGGCAGCTTCCCTGGTCTCCTGCTCCCAG ACCCTTCCCCTGGTGTGTACAATGAGGTGGTGGTACCTGCCACTTACAGCAGCTTCCTATACTGTGGTCCCATCAGCAACAAAGCTGGACCCCCACCTCCTCGCAGGGGCCGGGATG CTCCCCCCAGACTGTGGTGTGTGCTGAGAGCGGCTCTGGAAATGTTTGCATCAGAAAGCAGCCCTGAACCCCTCAGCCTCATCCAGCCCCAGGATGTTGTATGTTTGGGTGTGAGTCCCCCACCCACTGACCCGGGTGACCTCGACAG GTTCCCCTTTTCCTTTGAGCTCATCCTCACCGGGGGGAGGATCCAGCATTTTGGCACAGATGGAGCCGACAGTCTGGAGGCCTGGACCAGTGCTGTGGGCAAG TGGTTCTCCCCGCTGAGCTGCCACCAGCTGTTGGGCCCTGGGCTGCTGCGGCTGGGCCGCCTGTGGCTGCGCTCTCCCACCCATTcagccctggcccctggcctCTGGCTGTCAGGGTTTGGACTTCTTCGTGGTGACCACCTCTTCCTGTGTCCAGCACCGGGCCCTGGCCCGCCAGCCCCCGAGGACATGGTGCATCTGCGGCGGCTACAGGAAATca GTGTGGTTTCAGCAGCTGACACCCCAGACAAGAAGGAGCATTTGGTCCTGGTGGAGACGGGAAG GACCCTGTATCTGCAGGGGGAGGGCCGGCTGGATTTCTCAGCATGGAACGCAGCCATTGAAGGAGCAGCTGGCGGGGGCGGCACAGGGCTGCAGGAGCAGCAGATGAGCCGGGGTGACATCCCCATCATCGTGGATGCCTGCATCAGTTTTGTCACCCAGCATG GGCTTCAGCTGGAGGGCATATACCGGAAAGGGGGTGCCCGTGCCCGTAGCCTTCGGCTCCTGGCTGAATTCCGGCGGGATGCCCGGTCAGTGAAGCTTCGGCCAGGAGAGCACTTTGTGGAAGATGTCACCGATACACTCAAACGCTTCTTTCGAGAGCTTGATGACCCTGTGACCTCTGCACGGTTGTTGCCTCGCTGGAGGGAGGCTGCTG AGCTACCCCAGAAGAATCAGCGCCTGGAGAAATACAAAGAAGTGATTGGCTGCTTGCCACAGGTCAACCGCCGCACATTGGCTACCCTCATTGGGCATCTCTATCG GGTACAAAAGTGTGCCGCTCTAAACCAGATGTGCACGCGGAACCTGGCCCTGCTGTTCGCACCCAGTGTGTTCCAGACAGACGGGCGGGGCGAACATGAGGTGCGGGTGCTGCAGGAACTCATCGATGGCTACGTCTCTGTTTTTGAT ATTGACTCTGACCAGGTAGCTCAGATTGACTTGGAGGTCAGTCTTATCACCACCTGGAAGGATGTACAG CTGTCCCAGGCTGGAGACCTCATCATGGAGGTTTATATAGAACAGCAGCTTCCAGACAACTGTGTTACCCTAAAG gTGTCTCCAACACTGACTGCTGAGGAGCTGACTAACCAGGTATTGGAGATGCGGGGGACAGAAGCTGGCATGGACTTGTGGCTGACGTTTGAGATTCGTGAGCACGGGGAACTTG AGCGGCCACTGCACCCCAAGGAAAGGGTCCTAGAGCAGGCCCTTCAATGGTGCCAGCTTCCAGAGCCCTGCTCGGCCTCCTTGCTCTTGAGGAAAGTCTCCCTGGCCCAGGCCGGCTGCCTCTTCACAG GTATACGGCGCGAGAGCCCAAGGGTGGGTCTGTTGCGGTGTCGGGAGGAGCCGCCCCGCTTACTGGGAAACCGCTTCCAGGAGAGGTTCTTTCTGCTGCGTGGCCGCTGCTTGCTGCTGCTCAAGGAAAAGAAG AGCGCTAAACCAGAACGAGAGTGGCCTTTGGAAGGTTCCAAGGTCTACCTGGGGATCCGAAAGAAGTTAAAGCCCCCAACACC GTGGGGCTTCACATTGATACTGGAGAAGATGCACCT CTACCTGTCCTGCACTGACGAGGATGAGATGTGGGACTGGACTACCAGCATCCTCAAAGCCCag CACGATGACCAGCAGCCAGTGGTCTTACGACGCCATTCCTCCTCTGACCTTGCCCGTCAGAAGTTTGGCACCATGCCTTTGCTGCCCATCAGAGGAGATGACAGTGGGGCCACCCTCCTCTCGGCCAATCAGACCCTG CGGCGGCTTCACAACCGGAGGACCCTGTCCATGTTCTTT CCGATGAAGTCATCCCAGGGGGCTGTGGAGGAGCAAGAGGAACTGGAGGAGCCTGTCTATGAGGAGCCAGTGTATGAAGAAGTGGGGGCCTTTCCCGAGCTGACCAAGGACACCTCTACCTCCTTCTCCACGATGAGAGAAAAGACAGCCAACCCAGAGATCCCCCTCACCAGCCAGAGGTCCTTTGACAAACCCCTTCTCCCCAAGGCAGGTGGCCCCGGCCCAGAGGAGAGGCCACCTGAGCCCCCTCCGGGCCCCCCTTCAAAGAGCAGCCCCCAGGCATGTGGGTCTCTGGAGGAGCAGCTGCTCCAGGAGCTTAACAGCCTCATCCTGAGGAAGGGAGAAACCACCATAGGCCTGGGaagcccctcccagccctccagcccccagtCCCCAAACCCCAATGGCCTTTTGACACAGACACCTGGCTTTCCCACCCAACCTTCCAGTTCACCCTCCAGCCAGCCCCTCACATGA